One part of the Ranitomeya imitator isolate aRanImi1 chromosome 10, aRanImi1.pri, whole genome shotgun sequence genome encodes these proteins:
- the KMT2B gene encoding histone-lysine N-methyltransferase 2B isoform X1, producing MAAAASAGPGASGSVRGRFPGRPWVGRSGNRADRVRVPFPSTGRVAAETVDPVHLRILELHLNMQRLAGACGRDSDSAEGEFEGFSDEESKQSALRFALRSNKGPRSKSSSLCAPSVKCLSTPASPASPPAPCVMREGPTTTPVRPQTSLALHNIKQSYTPEKIVRVHLTQLDPSLYSLNSPTILCSAKDTPKSPVGHGVASLPPRIFIYPERKSLPNDLTKTVNCSSVPPVRIRLQKSNGKQTGPRRQAQTAPRPCKAGVLEVDRFPDASAGESSSSEPPEGRSLDPADANMKTSTSSSMKTLDEMSPPIVSSPGEARSQETCKSRRGKVKQQRSEGAPVAEEVTKPRRLRSREVPKVKWKLRRGCRQERESEEAMVETPTYEDNIEEEEKLLIDPDHPTTDCKQSSVSSAEETAPTREETTDQTENDGQDGTETSDKAANDDEKEEIAESKDKGLESEAEESSAMVTTLIAAPANGQSTLGDKSEPPIPILKIKLLRKEKERLKRAQKAQRMAQKRLMIKMMQAEAKAQAKLEAPAANVETPSNDDEGFLKPAASGRPSRVIKMPRRFIEDSELPGAENPTKKVQSKPLLTMAELEKQVLSNTHLPPSDPRFSLFNEDDHLNSLPPTLPNTDSPQTVSSTSAAPSESVRKNILRAPTFCWRSSNVSELQEAPISTQPLFRLQSPTSSEDTLKNSTPAPTPSSPPSSSVLPKLETAKRSPLLRAPQFTPSAAHLKIYQSVSLHDTEATTSRLQASDHGSTTTLASSPEVLVSALTKPSDLQSSGRRANHLAFPLFVDSLSGNMVVNLDKTEAVDASSLKSEKPSGSLQQSDLLDASSKALEIGAMTLHNAQATGRKVVVKAHLMSGVGSRENAATFPPNEISLSGTDKKVISLLEKAKIQLFKIDKQKNVDLAVDSSQGDDGATSPAAQGQDSPLQGPRIKHVCRHPAVALGQPRAMIPEDIPRLSALPLCEREVTVTPAAPEDDSSDEEAITVVKSKPAKQPPSRRPKAMSRAKIRMTRCGECKGCTVVDDCGTCINCLDKTKFGGPNTKKQCCVYKRCDVIEARRLQRLAHKGRKAIRHLPPTRDTASESDDYFTDSIRNEDTEASDRLEVGQTTQRKSTRRCVKQRPCYDLFPDSEESDYEPSPSIPRKQRRESESNNVISRGKKSVSSHVTDLLPQDSEEQSKPRRTPQQPLILRARSGPKPDSMLNGSSTKIKSSDGTHRLRVDFKEDCDLQNVWLMGGLSILTSVPITPTHVCLLCASRGHHQFLYCQVCCEPFHTFCLEESERPLPEQEDGWCCQRCKFCNVCGRKGKAKKPLLECELCQTNYHLNCLGPRYPVNLPRSRKRWLCSSCIRCKSCGVSPAVNAEMELAEGGNLCTECSSLYNKGNFCPICNRCYEENDYESKMIQCVKCVKWVHSRCEGLSDEGYEILSNLPDSVVYTCPPCLGDTSAIWREAMLSELTAGLHEILQELMSSEISAPMMQCVQCKAGDNQGKCHHNPCDLESLSHLLEEGYYNSIATFNDDLVWIIQQTTKSGKLDEDGEAVKALYIKLIEKNFTWFNVEDSKYWEKNNKSGNKGLLPHAVVPPYPDHTYAHWREREDGSQSNGIKPQPVSLEKVKKDVGTERDLEKDSRQCALCSKYGDDDPKDAGRLLYIGQNEWTHINCAIWSAEVFEEDDGSLKNVHAAVARGRQLRCEHCMKIGATVGCCLSTCQSNFHFMCARATHCSFQDDKKMFCQKHKSLLDGTTVAPDSFDVLRRVYVDFDGINFRRKFLQGLETEDIHMMIGSMKIDSLGMLSDLSVSEGKIFPVGYQCSRLYWSTQDAQRRCWYKCRVVEHRPKEGDLPPEGLDGPEDNRTIIHSPGQVPDNCPSRGQHRHAEVVSVSPPTPERTLVSQPPPSEPITSAVAPRSFCGARMKNPNFSPTRRPLGGSSRPLPSPGSLSSSPLSHHILKVHDPDVTPHRRSRRLPLPSPRSTRQSSALLPSLPPSSSSVPAIRRSSAESEIPLPTGDTSEVGTGPLQCRTPLTAGSEVLVDESEGGSSTEEEAGDQYYGLTRTVVSHEPLSPLMLSAMSGHIEQLDGIHDSTDSEDTSQSRSGPRGSGKTPTHLPSDLVEFVLKAAGVSGTGGLPAVQQEVAATSSAIVLNGMTAPSLSNGTDCVKQGPPPLRDPPQVQRVCRPLLAMPPNGPLCLTTEPASGPRNNSGSNISFNKPAGPLVINVAGSSSDMAGNSPLLQDLTKSDCVTITRVAPARPSKVAPKITNKVPIPCLPQPAAAKLPPPVQPPNPNLGTVLFQTAPAPTWTLRVVPMLNLLQGGNGQLTLGPQNMMAGPQNMMAPTISGISQTCLLQGLSMNGGLLSVAPTSQGQPQPQVQLPLLPPAQPQPHVQLPLLQPSQPQLQVQLPLLQPAPPKPVQLPPICMKRAAIDAASTSASKKLKVDWCDKLKIPNSQALTQAVIMNYNCAFEKTRNTRPKRKMSEAFVQEIVDLDLVDNEDPFMIMNGLLLDLTVDVKTEFPMSESARESPVSDHAEDFSPNFDNFEDRFLEEKEKLLVKRGSPHLRFEIISEDGFYTQSDSAEDAWRRVVEKVQEARGVGRLRQLSFYGLSGSRMLGVQHDAVLFLLEQLIGAERCRGYKFLFHPQEVEEEELLINASGCARSEFYVRKSTFDMFNFLASQHRNLPELYANEEEEEEVQLKSTRRATSLDLPMAMRFRHLKKTSKEAVGVYRSAIHGRGLFCKRNIDAGEMVIEYSGNVIRAVLTDKREKYYDSKGIGCYMFRIDDFDVVDATMHGNAARFINHSCEPNCYSRVIHVEGQKHIVIFALRSIYRGEELTYDYKFPIEDASSKLHCNCGAKKCRRFLN from the exons ATGGCGGCTGCGGCCTCGGCTGGTCCCGGAGCCTCGGGCTCGGTTCGGGGCCGCTTTCCCGGCCGGCCGTGGGTGGGAAGGAGCGGGAACCGGGCGGACAGAGTTCGGGTGCCGTTTCCCAGCACTGGACGAGTGGCGGCGGAGACCGTGGACCCCGTTCACCTCCGGATCCTCGAACTCCACCTCAACATGCAGCGCCTGGCGGGGGCCTGCGGCCGGGACAGTGACAGCGCCGAG GGGGAGTTTGAGGGGTTCAGCGACGAGGAGTCCAAGCAGAGTGCTCTGCGCTTCGCCCTGCGCTCAAATAAAG GTCCAAGATCTAAATCCTCGTCCCTCTGCGCTCCATCTGTGAAGTGTCTCTCCACGCCAGCGAGTCCCGCCAGTCCCCCTGCACCGTGTGTGATGCGAGAGGGCCCCACCACCACGCCCGTCAGGCCGCAGACCAGCCTGGCACTGCACAATATTAAGCAGAGTTACACCCCTGAGAAGATCGTGCGGGTGCATCTGACACAACTGGACCCCTCTCTGTACAGTCTGAACTCTCCTACTATACTGTGTTCTGCAAAGGACACCCCCAAATCCCCCGTCGGTCACGGCGTCGCCTCTTTACCTCCTCGCATTTTCATCTACCCTGAGAGAAAGTCACTTCCCAACGATCTCACTAAGACCGTGAATTGCTCCTCCGTTCCTCCTGTCCGCATCAGGCTTCAGAAGAGCAACGGAAAGCAGACCGGTCCTAGACGTCAGGCTCAGACGGCGCCGCGTCCATGTAAAGCAGGCGTCTTAGAAGTAGACAGATTCCCGGATGCATCTGCTGGGGAGAGTAGTAGCAGCGAACCTCCTGAAGGACGCTCCTTAGATCCGGCAGACGCCAATATGAAGACGTCGACTTCCTCTTCGATGAAGACTCTGGATGAGATGTCTCCACCCATTGTCAGCAGTCCAGGAGAAGCAAGAAGTCAGGAAACTTGTAAATCCAGGAGAGGAAAGGTCAAACAGCAGAGGTCCGAAGGGGCTCCAGTGGCCGAAGAGGTAACGAAACCGAGAAGACTGAGGAGCCGTGAAGTCCCCAAGGTGAAGTGGAAGCTGCGCCGAGGATGTCGACAGGAAAGGGAATCGGAAGAAGCAATGGTAGAAACGCCAACGTATGAAGACAACATTGAGGAGGAAGAAAAACTACTGATCGACCCCGATCATCCAACAACTGACTGTAAGCAGTCTTCTGTGtcctccgcagaagaaaccgcacctACAAGGGAAGAAACCACTGATCAAACCGAGAACGACGGCCAAGATGGCACCGAAACCTCAGACAAAGCCGCCAACGACGACGAGAAGGAAGAGATTGCAGAGTCCAAGGACAAAGGTCTTGAATCGGAGGCTGAAGAGTCATCGGCAATGGTGACGACTCTGATTGCAGCCCCAGCGAACGGGCAGAGCACTTTAGGTGACAAGTCTGAGCCGCCTATTCCGATATTAAAGATTAAGCTTCTGCGAAAGGAGAAGGAAAGGTTGAAGCGAGCACAGAAGGCGCAGCGCATGGCTCAGAAAAGGCTGATGATTAAGATGATGCAAGCAGAGGCCAAGGCCCAGGCTAAACTAGAAGCTCCTGCTGCCAATGTGGAGACCCCCAGTAATGACGATGAGGGCTTCCTAAAGCCGGCAGCGAGCGGCAGACCTTCCCGCGTCATTAAAATGCCTCGCAGATTCATAGAGGATTCGGAGCTGCCGGGCGCCGAGAACCCAACTAAGAAGGTCCAGTCCAAGCCGCTCCTCACCATGGCGGAGCTGGAGAAGCAGGTGCTCTCCAACACTCATCTTCCTCCTTCTGACCCTCGGTTTAGTCTTTTTAATGAAGACGACCACCTGAACTCCCTACCTCCAACGTTGCCTAACACCGACTCCCCCCAGACTGTCTCCTCTACTTCCGCCGCTCCTTCTGAAAGTGTTCGCAAAAACATCCTCCGAGCTCCGACGTTTTGCTGGAGGTCGTCCAACGTTTCGGAGCTTCAGGAGGCGCCGATATCTACTCAACCTCTCTTTCGTCTGCAGTCTCCAACCTCTTCGGAGGACACCTTAAAGAACAGCACGCCCGCTCCAACGCCGTCTTCACCTCCTTCATCCAGCGTTCTTCCCAAGCTAGAGACTGCCAAGCGTTCTCCTCTCCTCCGCGCTCCGCAGTTTACACCCAGCGCCGCGCACCTGAAGATTTACCAGTCTGTCTCCCTCCACGACACGGAGGCCACCACGAGCCGCCTGCAGGCGAGCGACCACGGTTCCACCACCACACTTGCCTCTTCTCCAGAAGTCCTGGTGTCGGCTCTGACTAAACCTAGTGATTTGCAGTCTTCCGGGAGGAGAGCAAACCATTTGGCTTTCCCTCTGTTTGTGGACTCCCTTTCTGGCAACATGGTGGTGAACCTGGACAAGACCGAAGCCGTAGATGCCTCAAGCTTGAAATCAGAGAAGCCGAGCGGCAGCCTGCAGCAGAGCGACCTACTGGATGCATCCAGCAAAGCCCTGGAGATCGGAGCCATGACTCTGCACAACGCCCAGGCCACAGGGCGCAAGGTGGTGGTGAAGGCCCATCTGATGTCCGGTGTGGGGTCTCGGGAAAACGCCGCCACATTCCCACCCAACGAAATTAGCCTTTCCGGCACCGATAAGAAGGTCATCAGCCTCCTGGAGAAGGCCAAAATACAACTCTTCAAGATAGACAAGCAGAAGAACGTGGACCTG gctgttGATTCGTCTCAGGGTGATGATGGCGCGACGTCTCCAGCTGCTCAG GGCCAGGATTCCCCTCTGCAAGGACCCCGCATCAAGCACGTGTGCAGACACCCCGCCGTGGCCCTAGGGCAGCCCCGCGCTATGATTCCCGAGGACATCCCGCGGCTCAGCGCCCTGCCGCTGTGTGAGAGGGAGGTCACCGTGACCCCCGCGGCTCCGGAAG ACGACTCCTCCGATGAGGAGGCCATCACCGTTGTGAAATCCAAGCCAGCGAAGCAGCCGCCCTCGCGCAGACCCAAGGCCATGTCCAGGGCCAAGATCCGCATGACCCGCTGCGGCGAGTGCAAGGGCTGCACGGTGGTGGACGACTGCGGCACCTGCATCAACTGCCTGGACAAAACCAAATTTGGCGGCCCCAATACTAAGAAGCAATGCTGCGT GTACAAGAGGTGTGACGTGATCGAAGCCCGCCGGCTGCAGAGGCTCGCACACAAAG gACGGAAAGCGATCCGACACCTCCCGCCGACCCGCGACACCGCCTCCGAATCGGACGACTACTTCACCGACTCCATCCGCAACGAAGACACCGAAGCCTCCGACCGCCTGGAGGTCGGACAGACGACCCAACGCAAATCCACCCGCCGCTGCGTGAAGCAGCGCCCTTGTTACGACCTCTTCCCCGACTCCGAAGAATCAGACTACGAACCGAGCCCCAGCATCCCCCGCAAGCAGAGACGGGAGTCTG AGAGTAACAACGTGATTTCTAGGGGAAAAAAATCTGTTTCTTCTCATGTCACAGATTTGCTTCCCCAGGACTCGGAGGAGCAGAGTAAACCCCGCAGAACCCCGCAGCAGCCCCTGATCCTCCGAGCCAGGTCCGGGCCGAAGCCG GACTCTATGCTGAACGGATCATCAACGAAGATCAAGTCTTCTGATGGAACGCATCGCCTGCGCGTGGACTTCAAG GAGGACTGTGACTTGCAGAACGTGTGGCTGATGGGGGGACTCAGCATCCTGACCTCTGTACCCATAACTCCGACTCACGTGTGCCTGCTGTGTGCCAGCCGCGGGCATCACCAG TTCTTGTACTGTCAGGTGTGCTGTGAACCTTTCCACACATTCTGCCTGGAGGAGTCCGAGCGGCCTCTACCCGAGCAGGAGGACGGCTGGTGCTGCCAACGATGCAAGTTCTGCAATGTGTGCGGACGCAAGGGGAAGGCCAAAAAG cctttactGGAGTGTGAACTGTGTCAGACAAATTATCACCTTAACTGTTTGGGTCCAAGGTATCCTGTCAACCTACCGCGCAGCAGGAAACGCTGG CTCTGCTCATCCTGCATTCGTTGTAAGAGCTGCGGAGTGTCTCCTGCTGTGAACGCAGAAATGGAACTAGCAGAAGGTGGTAACCTGTGCACCGAATGCTCCAGCCTGTACAATAAAG GAAATTTCTGCCCAATCTGCAATCGCTGCTACGAAGAAAACGACTACGAGAGTAAAATGATCCAGTGCGTTAAATGTGTAAAGTGGGTGCACTCCAGGTGTGAGGGTCTCTCCG ATGAGGGATACGAGATCCTGTCTAACCTGCCGGACAGCGTGGTCTACACCTGCCCCCCGTGCCTGGGCGACACAAGTGCAATATGGCGGGAGGCCATGCTCTCCGAACTCACCGCAGGCCTCCATGAGATTCTGCAGGAACTAATGTCCTCCGAGATTTCCGCCCCAATGATGCAATGCGTGCAG TGTAAAGCCGGAGACAACCAGGGGAAGTGCCATCATAATCCCTGCGACCTCGAGTCTCTGAGCCACCTGCTAGAGGAAGGGTACTACAACTCCATA GCCACGTTCAACGATGACTTGGTGTGGATTATCCAGCAAACCACGAAAAGCGGCAAATTGGATGAAGATGGGGAAGCTGTGAAAGCCTTGTACATCAAG CtgattgagaaaaattttacttggtTTAATGTCGAGGACTCTAAATATTGGGAGAAAAACAACAAATCTGGAAACAA GGGGCTCCTTCCTCACGCAGTGGTGCCCCCCTATCCGGATCATACTTACGCCCACTGGCGGGAGAGAGAAGATGGCTCCCAGAGTAACGGCATCAAACCGCAGCCAGTATCCCTCGAGAAAG TCAAGAAAGACGTTGGAACGGAGCGAGACCTGGAGAAAGACTCGCGGCAGTGCGCCCTTTGCTCGAAGTACGGGGACGACGACCCCAAG GACGCCGGGAGACTCCTTTATATCGGCCAGAACGAGTGGACTCACATCAACTGCGCCATCTGGTCGGCCGAGGTGTTTGAGGAGGACGACGGCTCCCTGAAGAACGTGCATGCCGCCGTGGCGAGAGGCCGGCAGCTG CGTTGCGAGCACTGCATGAAGATTGGCGCCACGGTCGGCTGCTGCCTGTCCACGTGCCAGAGTAACTTCCACTTCATGTGCGCCCGAGCGACGCACTGCAGCTTCCAGGACGACAAGAAGATGTTCTGTCAGAAACACAAGAGTCTGCTGGACGGGACG ACTGTCGCCCCCGACTCCTTTGACGTGTTGCGCAGGGTCTACGTGGACTTCGACGGAATCAACTTTAGGAGGAAGtttcttcagggactggagacggagGACATCCACATGATGATCG GCTCCATGAAGATAGACTCGCTGGGCATGCTGTCAGATTTATCCGTGTCTGAAGGGAAGATTTTCCCCGTTGGCTACCA ATGTTCTCGCCTGTACTGGAGCACGCAGGACGCCCAGCGACGCTGCTGGTACAAATGCAGGGTGGTCGAGCATCGGCCTAAAGAGGGGGATCTTCCTCCGGAAGGACTGGACGGCCCGGAGGACAACAGGACCATCATCCACAGCCCAGGACAGGTCCCAGATAACTGCCCCAGCAGGGGGCAGCACCGTCATG CAGAGGTGGTCTCCGTCAGTCCTCCCACCCCAGAGAGGACCCTGGTTTCTCAGCCGCCCCCTTCAGAGCCCATCACCTCCGCAGTTGCCCCCCGTTCCTTCTGTGGTGCACGGATGAAGAATCCAAACTTCTCTCCAACACGGCGGCCGCTTGGTGGCTCTTCCCGCCCGCTGCCGTCCCCAG GGAGTCTGTCGTCTTCCCCGTTATCCCACCACATCCTCAAGGTCCACGATCCTGATGTGACGCCTCATCGTAGGTCCAGGCGCCTCCCGCTACCGTCACCCAGATCCACCCGTCAGTCTTCTGCGCTGCTCCCCAGCTTGCCCCCCTCCAGCTCCTCTGTGCCGGCTATCCGCCGGTCATCCGCTGAGAGCGAGATTCCGCTGCCGACGGGCGACACGTCCGAGGTGGGTACCGGTCCGCTTCAGTGCAGAACTCCGCTGACTGCAGGCTCCGAGGTGCTGGTGGATGAATCTGAGGGTGGAAGCAGCACCGAGGAGGAAGCGGGCGACCAGTACTATGGGCTGACTCGGACGGTGGTGTCCCACGAACCTTTAAGCCCACTGATGTTGTCTGCGATGTCCGGACATATTGAACAGCTGGACGGCATCCACGACAGTACGGACAGTGAGGACACATCCCAAAGCCGCAGCGGTCCTCGGGGCAGCGGTAAGACCCCCACCCACCTGCCGTCAGATCTGGTGGAGTTTGTGCTGAAAGCAGCAGGAGTGTCTGGGACAGGAGGGCTCCCCGCGGTGCAGCAGGAGGTGGCCGCCACCAGCTCTGCCATCGTCCTCAACGGGATGACGGCTCCCTCACTGTCCAATGGCACAGACTGTGTAAAGCAGGGACCGCCGCCGCTCAGGGACCCCCCACAAGTGCAAAGAGTGTGTCGTCCACTACTGGCCATGCCCCCTAATGGCCCACTGTGCCTGACCACCGAACCGGCATCCGGCCCCCGAAATAACTCTGGATCGAACATATCATTCAACAAGCCGGCCGGTCCGTTGGTGATAAACGTGGCGGGCAGCAGCTCGGACATGGCGGGAAATTCTCCGCTGCTACAGGACCTTACTAAATCCGACTGTGTCACAATCACACGGGTGGCCCCTGCCCGGCCCAGTAAAGTGGCCCCGAAGATCACAAACAAGGTTCCCATCCCTTGTCTTCCTCAGCCAGCCGCAGCCAAGCTCCCACCTCCTGTGCAGCCCCCGAACCCAAACCTTGGCACCGTTTTATTCCAGACAGCCCCCGCACCGACATGGACGCTGCGAGTTGTTCCAATGTTAAACCTGTTGCAGGGGGGGAATGGGCAGCTCACCCTGGGGCCACAGAACATGATGGCGGGGCCGCAGAACATGATGGCCCCCACAATCTCTGGCATCTCTCAGACGTGTCTTCTGCAGGGTCTCTCTATGAATGGAGGACTACTCAGCGTTGCTCCAACCTCCCAAGGCCAACCCCAGCCGCAGGTACAGCTGCCTCTCCTCCCGCCGGCCCAACCCCAGCCGCATGTACAGCTACCTCTCCTACAGCCATCCCAACCCCAGCTGCAGGTACAGCTGCCTCTCCTACAGCCAGCCCCACCTAAGCCAGTCCAATTACCACCCATCTGCATGAAGAGAGCGGCCATCGATGCCGCCAGCACCTCTGCCAGCAAGAAGCTCAAAGTTGACTGGTGTGATAAACTGAAAATACCGAACTCGCAGGCGTTAACGCAGGCCGTGATCATGAATTACAACTGCGCATTTGAGAAGACGAGAAACACAAG ACCAAAGCGTAAGATGAGTGAAGCGTTCGTGCAGGAGATTGTGGACCTGGACTTGGTGGATAATGAAGATCCCTTTATGATCATGAATGG GCTTCTTCTtgacctcactgtggatgtgaaaaCCGAATTTCCAATGTCAGAATCGGCAAGAGAGTCTCCGGTCTCCGATCACGCGGAAG ATTTCTCCCCCAATTTTGACAACTTTGAGGACCGATTTCTGGAGGAGAAGGAGAAACTGTTAGTGAAGAGAGGCAGCCCGCACCTGCGCTTCGAGATCATCAGCGAGGACGGCTTTTACACCCAGTCCGACAGCGCTGAAG ATGCGTGGAGGAGGGTGGTGGAGAAGGTGCAGGAGGCGCGAGGTGTCGGGAGGCTCCGGCAGCTGTCATTCTACG GTCTGAGCGGATCACGGATGCTGGGAGTTCAGCACGACGCCGTCCTCTTCCTCCTGGAGCAGCTCATCGGAGCCGAGCGCTGCCGCGGGTACAAATTCCTCTTCCATCCGcaggaggtagaggaggaagagCTGCTGATCAACGCGTCTGGGTGCGCGCGGAGCGAGTTCTATGTCCG GAAGAGCACATTTGACATGTTCAATTTCCTGGCGTCGCAGCACCGTAACTTGCCGGAGCTGTATGCAaacgaggaagaggaggaagaggtgcaGCTGAAGTCCACCAG ACGAGCAACGAGTCTGGATCTCCCCATGGCGATGAGGTTCAGGCACCTGAAGAAAACGTCCAAAGAAGCGGTGGGGGTCTACAG GTCCGCCATTCACGGCCGGGGGCTGTTTTGTAAAAGGAACATCGATGCCGGCGAAATGGTCATTGAGTATTCCGGCAACGTGATCCGCGCCGTCCTGACCGACAAGCGGGAGAAGTACTACGATAGCAAG GGCATCGGCTGTTACATGTTCCGCATCGATGACTTTGACGTGGTGGACGCCACGATGCACGGGAATGCGGCGAGATTCATCAACCACTCGTGCGAGCCCAACTGCTACTCCAGGGTGATCCATGTGGAAGGCCAGAAGCACATCGTCATCTTCGCCCTCCGGAGCATTTACCGCGGCGAGGAGCTGACCTACGACTACAAGTTCCCCATCGAGGATGCCAGCAGCAAGCTGCACTGTAACTGCGGTGCCAAGAAGTGTCGCCGATTCCTCAACTGA